The Candidatus Binataceae bacterium genome has a segment encoding these proteins:
- a CDS encoding anti-sigma factor: protein MEHEEIKNLLPLAALDRLDADEQRLLDEHLGECAECSAELREFRETAAALATALEAPAVEDRIWNRLEARLNPVRSASPISNRQAAVRRATLWRPAALVMTGVAAAASIYAFVTSARLGSIAQQRSQELASLNQEITNLHSDLSMTHGEVAIFRRVLDERQRLQKVLTQPDLQLTRLAPLKAAPHDARAIVAVSAANHAAMIQVSGLPSPPSGKTYELWWITKESGPIAAGLFGTAADGGVVAKAELPPPGEHVIATAVTLEPADGVSKPTGEMYLKGS, encoded by the coding sequence GTGGAGCACGAGGAAATAAAAAATCTGCTGCCGCTGGCCGCGCTCGATCGGCTCGATGCCGATGAGCAGCGCCTACTGGACGAGCATCTTGGCGAATGCGCTGAGTGCAGCGCCGAGTTGCGCGAGTTTCGCGAGACCGCCGCCGCTCTCGCAACGGCTCTGGAAGCGCCCGCGGTCGAAGATCGCATATGGAATCGCCTCGAGGCGCGCCTGAATCCTGTTCGCTCCGCTTCGCCGATCAGCAACCGGCAGGCTGCCGTGCGACGCGCGACGTTATGGCGTCCGGCAGCGCTGGTGATGACCGGCGTTGCGGCGGCAGCCTCGATCTACGCATTCGTGACATCGGCGCGTCTCGGCAGCATCGCTCAGCAGCGCTCGCAGGAGTTGGCATCGCTCAACCAGGAGATCACGAACCTGCACTCAGACCTCTCCATGACCCATGGTGAGGTCGCGATTTTTCGCCGCGTGCTCGACGAGCGTCAGCGCCTCCAGAAGGTCCTCACGCAACCCGATCTCCAGCTGACGCGGCTCGCGCCGCTCAAAGCCGCGCCGCACGATGCGCGGGCGATCGTTGCGGTCAGCGCTGCGAACCACGCCGCGATGATCCAAGTCAGCGGCCTGCCGTCGCCTCCGTCGGGCAAGACCTATGAGCTGTGGTGGATCACCAAGGAGAGCGGTCCCATTGCCGCGGGATTGTTCGGCACCGCGGCGGATGGCGGCGTGGTTGCCAAGGCCGAGCTTCCTCCGCCCGGCGAGCACGTGATCGCGACGGCGGTCACGCTCGAACCCGCAGACGGCGTGAGCAAGCCGACCGGCGAGATGTATCTGAAGGGAAGCTGA
- a CDS encoding DoxX family membrane protein, giving the protein MKTLTLILRLLLGLVFTIFGLNGFFHFIPNMPMPAAAGAFLGALAATGYVLPLMFAAQVIGGLLLLIGFAVPFALTVLAPVVINIFFFHANLAPGGLPIAIVVCLIELFLAWSYRSAFASLFA; this is encoded by the coding sequence ATGAAAACACTGACGCTGATTCTCCGCTTGCTGCTGGGACTGGTATTCACGATATTCGGCCTCAACGGCTTTTTTCATTTCATCCCGAACATGCCGATGCCTGCCGCGGCAGGTGCGTTCCTCGGTGCGCTCGCGGCGACCGGCTACGTGCTGCCGCTGATGTTCGCGGCACAGGTAATCGGCGGCTTACTTCTCCTGATCGGATTCGCGGTTCCATTTGCCCTCACCGTGTTAGCGCCGGTCGTCATCAACATCTTTTTCTTCCACGCGAACCTCGCGCCCGGCGGATTGCCGATCGCGATCGTCGTATGCCTCATCGAACTGTTCCTCGCGTGGAGCTATCGCTCAGCGTTCGCCAGCCTGTTCGCGTGA
- a CDS encoding LLM class flavin-dependent oxidoreductase — protein MANQILTCTWAPTTLSVPKLTHLARERAKPLIPELSGDALQNFLLKPVLAAEQLGIDYLLVAQRWWGTGQEIEGSSYDCIAMTAFYAARTQRIKLITAIHPGFFMPAPIAKWGATIDRLTGGRWAINVTSGWHEAEFGMYGAELVEHDERYVRSREFIDILRGAWSRDDFSYEGRYYRVANLRLEPRPSTDALEVWQGGQSETARDMAASHSDWMFLNGGPPEKIGAIIRDVRARAEKRARRVRFGLYAIPLCRETDAAADRDIAAMLSSIDPKTIEQRKARTGGAQGMWSSHADPLTHLDTNEGYASRLIGRPQTIVERMLEFHDLGIECFHVALNDQLFNREVLPEIRRLTASR, from the coding sequence TGAGTGTGCCCAAGCTGACGCATCTGGCGAGGGAGCGCGCGAAGCCGCTCATCCCGGAACTGAGCGGTGACGCTCTGCAGAACTTCCTGCTCAAGCCCGTTCTCGCCGCGGAGCAGCTCGGAATCGACTACCTGCTCGTGGCGCAACGATGGTGGGGCACAGGGCAGGAAATCGAGGGATCTTCGTATGATTGTATCGCGATGACCGCCTTCTACGCGGCGCGCACGCAACGCATCAAGTTGATTACGGCGATTCATCCGGGATTCTTCATGCCCGCGCCGATTGCGAAGTGGGGCGCAACGATCGACCGCCTCACAGGCGGGCGATGGGCGATCAACGTGACCTCTGGATGGCACGAAGCCGAGTTCGGGATGTACGGCGCCGAGCTGGTCGAGCATGACGAGCGCTACGTGCGCTCGCGCGAGTTCATCGACATCCTGCGCGGCGCGTGGTCGCGCGACGATTTCAGCTACGAGGGCCGCTACTATCGCGTTGCGAATCTCAGGCTCGAGCCGCGCCCGTCAACGGATGCGCTCGAGGTATGGCAGGGCGGACAGTCCGAGACCGCGCGCGACATGGCCGCATCGCATTCTGACTGGATGTTTCTCAACGGCGGGCCACCCGAAAAGATCGGCGCGATTATCAGGGACGTTCGTGCGCGAGCGGAAAAACGCGCGCGCCGCGTCCGCTTCGGCCTCTATGCGATCCCGCTCTGCCGCGAGACCGATGCGGCCGCCGACCGCGACATCGCGGCGATGCTGAGCTCAATCGATCCCAAAACCATCGAGCAGCGCAAAGCCCGCACCGGCGGCGCGCAAGGAATGTGGAGCTCGCACGCCGATCCGCTGACCCATCTCGACACCAACGAAGGCTACGCCAGCAGGCTTATAGGCCGCCCGCAAACGATCGTCGAACGGATGCTCGAGTTCCACGACCTGGGCATCGAATGCTTCCACGTCGCACTCAACGATCAGCTATTCAACCGCGAAGTCCTGCCCGAGATTCGGAGGTTAACTGCGAGTCGATAG
- a CDS encoding TetR/AcrR family transcriptional regulator encodes MPRVAAAHREEYAEARRDQILEAALRIFAEKGFAETTMDEVAADAHLAKGSLYLYFPTKEELLRKLLGRFTLLPDLPQIMESIRELPPPAGIPKLVAQIWRRFADRKELARVVVREIHSNAKRARLFNEEVGLRAYRLVADYLAKWMKRGELRRADPLAMAQCLIGMLWFFLLSQELMSGKEIHPLSDNAIGRMVSELFLEGAGPRSTARPRKTK; translated from the coding sequence ATGCCGAGAGTAGCCGCTGCGCACCGCGAGGAATACGCGGAAGCTCGCCGCGATCAGATCCTGGAGGCGGCGCTGCGCATCTTCGCCGAGAAAGGCTTCGCCGAGACCACGATGGACGAGGTCGCCGCCGACGCCCATCTCGCCAAGGGCAGCCTCTATTTATATTTCCCGACCAAGGAAGAGCTCTTGCGCAAGCTGCTCGGACGCTTCACGTTGCTGCCCGATCTGCCGCAGATCATGGAATCGATTCGCGAGCTGCCGCCGCCCGCCGGTATTCCGAAACTCGTTGCGCAGATCTGGCGCCGCTTCGCCGATCGCAAGGAGCTGGCGCGCGTCGTCGTGCGCGAGATTCACAGCAACGCCAAGCGGGCGCGGCTCTTCAACGAGGAAGTCGGGCTCCGCGCCTATCGCCTCGTCGCCGACTATCTCGCGAAATGGATGAAGCGCGGCGAGCTGCGGCGCGCCGACCCGCTCGCCATGGCACAGTGTCTGATTGGGATGCTGTGGTTCTTCCTGCTCTCGCAGGAGCTGATGAGCGGCAAGGAAATCCATCCGTTGTCGGATAACGCGATCGGACGGATGGTCTCGGAGTTATTTCTCGAAGGCGCCGGTCCTCGCTCCACAGCCCGCCCGCGAAAAACCAAGTAG
- a CDS encoding CAP domain-containing protein has product MKVVRLVVALAIAAMLAAPARAADPNAGVADFIASGHARSNYYRAMAKLPPLRLDPGLSNGAALHARYLVANGIMGGSFTLKDKRISVNAPKPQPKGNKDDNEESPPLAPWLTEDKGKPFYTDAGASAAYYAVVLSAKRLDITGTEYMDQLVAMPITSIVGVLSPQLERIGVGGYCTDSQCAVVITARVGLEKARFLQLYEGEQHDRMWNADEGPLPFAIEHLKSPVEFPPDGSTVSLSAYDGTDWPNAIKACPDYSAPTGFGISLQLGQGNGPSGSVEVTDHSLSLNGTEVESCVVTAKSFSGDSEGDATARRVLSRWGAALVIARQPLKPGRYQVSISADSKPYSWSFTVGQ; this is encoded by the coding sequence GTGAAAGTCGTCCGCCTCGTTGTAGCGCTCGCGATCGCCGCGATGCTCGCCGCTCCCGCGCGCGCGGCGGATCCCAATGCCGGCGTGGCCGATTTCATCGCGAGCGGGCACGCGCGATCCAACTACTATCGCGCGATGGCAAAGCTGCCGCCGCTCCGGCTTGATCCCGGACTCAGCAACGGCGCCGCCCTTCATGCGCGCTATCTGGTTGCGAACGGAATCATGGGCGGCTCATTCACGCTAAAAGACAAGCGGATATCGGTCAACGCACCCAAGCCGCAGCCCAAGGGGAACAAGGATGATAATGAAGAGAGCCCGCCGCTCGCGCCGTGGCTGACGGAGGATAAGGGCAAGCCTTTCTATACTGATGCCGGCGCATCGGCAGCGTATTACGCAGTTGTGCTCAGTGCGAAGAGACTCGATATCACCGGAACCGAGTACATGGATCAGTTGGTGGCGATGCCGATCACTTCAATAGTCGGCGTGCTGAGTCCGCAGCTCGAGCGGATCGGCGTCGGGGGATATTGCACCGATTCGCAATGTGCCGTCGTCATCACGGCGCGCGTCGGCCTCGAGAAAGCGCGTTTCCTTCAGCTCTACGAGGGCGAGCAGCATGACAGGATGTGGAACGCTGACGAAGGGCCGCTGCCCTTCGCGATAGAGCACCTGAAGTCGCCGGTCGAGTTCCCGCCCGATGGCTCGACCGTCAGTCTCAGCGCCTACGATGGAACCGACTGGCCCAACGCGATCAAAGCCTGCCCCGATTATTCCGCGCCGACTGGATTCGGAATCTCGCTTCAGCTCGGCCAGGGCAACGGTCCGAGCGGCTCGGTCGAGGTGACCGATCACTCGCTGTCACTAAATGGAACCGAAGTCGAAAGCTGCGTCGTTACCGCGAAATCGTTCTCGGGCGATAGCGAAGGCGACGCGACCGCGCGCCGTGTCCTGTCGCGATGGGGCGCGGCGCTCGTCATTGCGCGCCAACCGCTCAAGCCGGGCCGTTACCAGGTTTCGATCAGTGCCGACTCGAAGCCGTATTCGTGGTCGTTCACGGTCGGGCAATAA
- a CDS encoding sigma-70 family RNA polymerase sigma factor, with the protein MANGQKPEPTDRELVAAMARGDADALKALSARYSRVLVALARRIVGNDADAEEIGADALWQAWRSAGTFDPARGSVSVWLVTLGRSRAIDRLRANKSREFRPEANDIAAETTDPRDDIDLAERAVVVRAALAQLESNEKTALEMAYYSDLSQSEIATKLGIPLGTVKTRIRSAMIKMRMALAHGRGN; encoded by the coding sequence GTGGCCAACGGACAAAAACCTGAGCCGACCGACCGCGAGCTGGTTGCCGCGATGGCGCGTGGCGATGCTGACGCGCTCAAGGCGCTCAGCGCGCGCTACAGCAGGGTGCTCGTGGCGCTCGCGCGGCGTATCGTTGGCAACGACGCCGACGCCGAGGAAATCGGCGCCGATGCGCTGTGGCAGGCATGGCGCAGCGCGGGCACGTTCGATCCGGCACGCGGTTCCGTTTCAGTGTGGCTCGTCACGCTCGGACGCAGCCGCGCGATCGATCGCCTGCGCGCGAACAAGTCGCGCGAGTTTCGACCCGAGGCGAACGATATCGCCGCGGAGACCACCGATCCTCGCGACGATATCGATCTGGCGGAACGTGCCGTTGTTGTGCGCGCTGCACTCGCGCAACTTGAGTCCAACGAGAAGACCGCGCTCGAAATGGCGTACTATTCGGATCTGTCGCAATCCGAGATCGCGACGAAGCTCGGAATTCCCTTGGGTACGGTGAAGACTCGAATCCGGAGCGCGATGATCAAGATGCGCATGGCGCTTGCGCATGGCCGAGGCAATTAG
- a CDS encoding DHA2 family efflux MFS transporter permease subunit — translation MATAVSSPPRAPGAEGDARPAPRPELESAGSHKWLVAIAVMLGATLEVLDTSIVNVCLPHMQGTFSASTDEVTWILTSYIVANGIMIPLTGWISARFGRKRYFLVSVLVFVVASGLCGAAGSLTQIVIFRLIQGAAGAAMIPSSQAILMETFPPAEQGLAMATWGVGLMVAPVLGPTLGGWITDNWNWRWNFYINLPTGILAAIMVYIFVHDPAYLKASRAKARRIDYLGIAYLALGLGLLQIVLDRGQRADWFASAWVCVFTAAAVIALVLLVFHEIRFPEPILDLSILKIPMFDVSVMIIMAMVLVLYGSNLLNPLFFQDLLGYSAWKAGLAVVPRGVGTLISMLLIGQLSRRAVDTRPLVGVGFAIVAIGLWQMGHWTLSVGMHNVLVPIFISGLGSGLIFPTMSAATLSCVERERMGYAASLYNMMRNTGSAIGISLVTNMLNSRQQVHQSYLTEHFTIFDAWRLDRTAAAAPGAPHLGLIQGLATSQHQGFGMVYNTIQTQATLMSYNDIYRMMAILAAVFVPAFLLLRRFRPAGGAAAH, via the coding sequence ATGGCCACTGCGGTATCATCACCCCCTCGCGCGCCTGGCGCTGAGGGCGACGCGCGGCCCGCGCCCAGGCCCGAACTCGAAAGCGCCGGCTCGCACAAGTGGCTGGTCGCGATCGCCGTCATGCTCGGCGCGACGCTCGAAGTGCTCGACACTTCGATCGTCAACGTATGCCTGCCGCACATGCAGGGCACGTTCTCCGCCAGCACCGACGAGGTCACCTGGATCCTGACCAGTTACATCGTCGCCAACGGAATCATGATTCCGCTGACGGGATGGATCTCCGCGCGCTTCGGCCGCAAGCGCTACTTTCTGGTTTCCGTGCTCGTGTTCGTGGTCGCGTCGGGTCTCTGCGGCGCGGCCGGCTCGCTTACACAGATTGTCATCTTTCGGCTGATCCAGGGGGCGGCCGGCGCCGCGATGATTCCCTCGTCGCAGGCGATCCTGATGGAGACGTTTCCGCCTGCCGAGCAGGGACTTGCAATGGCGACATGGGGCGTCGGCCTGATGGTCGCGCCGGTGCTGGGCCCGACGCTCGGCGGATGGATCACCGACAACTGGAACTGGCGCTGGAATTTCTACATCAACCTGCCGACCGGAATTCTCGCGGCGATCATGGTTTACATCTTCGTGCACGATCCCGCGTACCTGAAAGCCTCACGCGCCAAGGCGCGCCGCATCGACTATCTCGGCATTGCGTACCTGGCACTCGGCCTCGGCCTCCTGCAGATCGTGCTCGATCGTGGACAGCGCGCCGACTGGTTCGCGTCGGCATGGGTATGCGTCTTTACGGCGGCGGCGGTGATCGCGCTCGTGCTCCTCGTCTTCCACGAGATTCGCTTCCCCGAGCCGATCCTCGATCTCAGCATCCTCAAGATCCCGATGTTCGACGTCTCGGTCATGATCATCATGGCGATGGTGCTGGTGCTTTACGGCTCGAACCTGCTGAACCCGTTGTTCTTTCAGGATTTGCTTGGCTACTCGGCGTGGAAGGCGGGCCTGGCGGTGGTGCCGCGCGGCGTCGGCACCCTGATCTCGATGTTGCTGATAGGTCAGCTCTCCCGACGCGCTGTCGATACGCGGCCTCTGGTCGGCGTTGGATTCGCGATCGTCGCGATCGGCTTGTGGCAGATGGGGCACTGGACGCTCAGCGTTGGGATGCACAACGTGCTGGTGCCGATTTTCATTTCCGGTCTCGGCAGCGGCCTGATTTTCCCCACGATGTCCGCGGCCACGCTCTCGTGCGTCGAGCGCGAGCGGATGGGCTACGCGGCGAGCCTCTACAACATGATGCGCAACACCGGTTCTGCGATCGGAATTTCGCTCGTCACCAATATGCTCAACAGCCGCCAGCAGGTTCATCAGTCGTACCTTACCGAGCACTTCACGATTTTCGACGCGTGGCGGCTCGACCGCACCGCAGCGGCTGCACCCGGCGCGCCGCATCTCGGACTAATCCAGGGACTTGCTACGAGTCAGCATCAGGGCTTCGGCATGGTTTACAACACGATCCAGACGCAGGCGACGCTGATGTCCTACAACGACATCTATCGCATGATGGCGATACTCGCGGCGGTATTCGTGCCCGCGTTTCTACTGCTGCGAAGATTCCGCCCGGCTGGCGGCGCCGCCGCCCACTGA
- a CDS encoding TIGR03620 family F420-dependent LLM class oxidoreductase, with amino-acid sequence MNLKTAGAFALTDSMTGAQLTAYVREVERLGYSSFWFPEAFGRDPFALAAHLLSVTEKIVVGTGIANVWKREPIAMIGAARTLTELYPDRFILGVGVSHGPMMAQLGIKYAKPVDYMRDYLARMKAAPYSAPRAKSDPPIVIAALMPKMLALAAAETHGTFPVYITPEKTAQMRQSLGADKWICVQQVALLERDTAKARSAARKVLAFYLTLPNYLASFRTMGFGDADFANGGSDRLVDGLIAWGDEDTIRKRVDAHYAAGATHVCITAVPSEGASLERTILPDTHALAALAPR; translated from the coding sequence ATGAATCTGAAAACGGCGGGGGCTTTTGCGCTTACTGATTCGATGACCGGGGCTCAGCTCACCGCGTATGTGCGCGAGGTCGAGCGGCTTGGATACAGCTCATTCTGGTTTCCTGAGGCGTTCGGCCGCGATCCCTTCGCGCTCGCGGCGCATCTCCTGAGCGTCACGGAGAAGATTGTCGTCGGCACCGGTATCGCGAACGTCTGGAAGCGCGAGCCGATCGCAATGATCGGCGCCGCACGCACTCTTACCGAGCTTTACCCTGATCGATTCATACTTGGCGTTGGTGTCAGTCACGGTCCGATGATGGCGCAGCTCGGGATCAAATACGCCAAGCCCGTCGATTACATGCGCGATTACCTGGCGCGGATGAAGGCCGCTCCCTACTCGGCACCGCGCGCGAAGTCCGACCCGCCGATCGTCATTGCCGCACTGATGCCGAAGATGCTCGCGCTCGCGGCCGCGGAAACTCACGGCACCTTCCCGGTTTACATCACGCCGGAAAAAACCGCACAGATGCGCCAGTCGCTCGGCGCAGACAAATGGATTTGCGTTCAGCAGGTGGCGCTGCTCGAACGAGATACCGCGAAGGCTCGCAGCGCCGCGCGCAAGGTGCTCGCGTTCTACCTGACGCTGCCGAACTATCTCGCGAGCTTCAGGACGATGGGATTTGGCGACGCGGATTTCGCAAACGGCGGCAGCGATCGCCTGGTCGATGGCCTGATCGCATGGGGCGACGAGGATACGATTCGCAAACGCGTCGATGCTCACTACGCCGCTGGCGCGACACATGTCTGCATTACCGCCGTGCCGTCGGAGGGCGCGTCGCTGGAGCGGACGATCCTGCCCGATACTCACGCACTCGCGGCGCTCGCGCCTCGTTGA